The Brachionichthys hirsutus isolate HB-005 chromosome 1, CSIRO-AGI_Bhir_v1, whole genome shotgun sequence genome has a window encoding:
- the brd7 gene encoding bromodomain-containing protein 7, which yields MGKKHKKHKSEKHGYEEYGERPLKLVLKVSGNEVTTGSSSRDTVYDDQPADYDKPKDKKKKKKKDKERSLGSPDEDTGKKKLTKKKKGQDGEGDDDREQNRTPIRSELDKLEEKKQTPLQEALHQLIRQLQRKDPSAFFTFPVTDLIAPGYTAVIKRPMDFSTMRDKVKKGGYQSLDELKADFRIMCENAMIYNKPDTIYHKAARKLLHSGMKILSPERLDSLRQSITFMATFDPSAELPGKAEERGDGVLNPNKERPSTSSSSERSQTPGTPRQDKDSKDEAAKTEKELEEIRKVIKESGGKLSDRVLQCDFEFERRKSDGSTSLAILNPADPSVGDVGYCPVKLGMMSNRLQSGMNTLQGFREDKRNRITQVSYINYGPFTSYAPTYDSSFANISKEDSDLIYSFYGEESSQQGSDSMSEFLATSHEYVYKLADNLLDAMTNGEHSKSLKETAPVEERTPSQEDMNDMEVSEPGASGSNRLDFLAFAAGQQTIEELSGEALHFQKKLDETTKLLRDLQEAQKERLSAKQPPNMICLLAPSPKELELAEKVTGNLADMTGQVAPCDVSTVHGIRRAMGIALPPEPPGQFVDLTTVQETAEPTETSSGCRDAVVAV from the exons atggGCAAGAAGCACAAGAAGCACAAGTCCGAAAAACATGGATATGAAG AATATGGAGAAAGGCCGCTGAAGCTGGTGTTGAAAGTATCTGGAAACGAGGTGACAACGGGAAGCTCGAGCCGGGACACCGTTTACGACGATCAACCGGCGGACTATGACAAACCtaaggacaagaagaagaagaagaagaaggataaAGAGAGGAGTTTAGGGTCGCCGGACGAGGACACGGGAAAGAAGAAG ctaacaaagaaaaagaaagggcaGGATGGAGAGGGAGACGACGACAGAGAGCAGAACAGAACTCCCATCCGCTCAGAGCTGGATAAACTGGAAG AGAAGAAGCAGACTCCTCTGCAGGAGGCTTTGCACCAGCTCATCAGGCAGCTTCAGAG GAAAGATCCCAGTGCGTTCTTCACATTCCCGGTGACGGACCTCATTGCTCCTGGTTACACCGCGGTTATCAAAAGGCCGATGGACTTCAGTACAATGAGGGACAAAGTAAAGAAAGGCGGCTACCAGTCACTGGACGAACTCAAG GCGGATTTCCGAATAATGTGTGAAAACGCCATGATTTACAACAAGCCGGACACAATTTACCACAAAGCAGCTCGGAAGCTGTTGCACTCTGGAATGAAGATCTTGAGCCCG GAGAGGCTGGACAGCCTAAGGCAGAGCATCACGTTCATGGCCACCTTCGACCCGTCGGCTGAACTCCCGGGGAAAGCCGAGGAGCGAGGAGACGGCGTCCTGAACCCGAACAAGGAGAGACCCTCAACCTCAAGCAGCAGCGAGCGCTCCCAGACGCCCGGCACCCCCAG ACAGGACAAGGACTCTAAGGATGAAGCAGCCAAAACGgagaaagagctggaggaaatCCGCAAGGTCATCAAAGAGTCTGGAGGAAAGCTGTCCGACAGAGTGCTGCAGTGTGAC TTTGAGTTTGAAAGGCGCAAGTCCGACGGCTCGACCTCTCTGGCAATCCTCAACCCAGCAGATCCGTCGGTGGGAG aTGTTGGTTACTGTCCTGTGAAGCTGGGGATGATGTCCAACCGGCTGCAGAGCGGGATGAACACTCTGCAGGGATTCAGGGAGGACAAGCGGAACAGGATCACTCAAG TGTCCTACATCAACTACGGGCCGTTCACCTCCTACGCACCCACCTACGACTCCAGCTTCGCCAACATCAGCAAGGAGGACTCTGACCTCATTTACAGTTTTTACGGCGAGGAGTCCAGCCAGCAGGGCTCAGACAG CATGTCGGAGTTCCTGGCCACATCACACGAGTACGTCTACAAACTGGCAGACAATCTTCTGGATGCAATGACGAACGGGGAGCATTCAAAATCCCTGAAGGAGACGGCGCCA GTGGAGGAGAGGACGCCCTCACAAGAGGACATGAACGACATGGAG GTATCTGAACCCGGAGCATCCGGCTCCAACAGGCTGGACTTCCTGGCGTTCGCTGCGGGCCAGCAGACGATTGAGGAGCTCTCTGGGG AGGCGCTGCACTTCCAGAAGAAATTGGACGAGACCACAAAGCTCCTGCGTGACTTGCAGGAAGCACAGAAGGAGCGTTTGAGCGCCAAGCAGCCACCGAATATGATTTGCTTGCTGGCCCCGTCTCCAAAGGAGCTGGAGCTGG ctgaGAAGGTGACCGGGAACCTGGCGGACATGACCGGTCAGGTGGCTCCGTGTGACGTCAGCACTGTGCACGGGATCAGAAGAGCCATGGGCATCGCTCTGCCTCCAGAGCCGCCGGGGCAGTTCGTCGACCTCACCACAG TGCAGGAGACGGCCGAGCCGACGGAGACCTCGTCTGGCTGTCGGGACGCGGTCGTCGCCGTGTAG